One part of the Mya arenaria isolate MELC-2E11 chromosome 3, ASM2691426v1 genome encodes these proteins:
- the LOC128227786 gene encoding uncharacterized protein LOC128227786 codes for MRYSENKIKMTAPVTMHPAERGRRLIDKLLDSSDEEVLELLDVKPGNIDFSLDNRGDNPIHLAARRGKLEIIKKMVQAGASVNQQNKAGGNTAMHYAAKYGYLDVVRYLQSTGADLNPYNSEGETPLHKAVQGQSMEVIETLVELGMDKNIANKVNGDTPLHTALQAGAQESMEALLIVGAKTNVLNRDGKKAEEVAKNNAIKDSLQVYATLLLAMDSGYVMAKGMKLTKKMVSRPYRVDRVGVIIDHIDLPGRFPTGFYCRRERAESATVTLQDNTEESIFSDVFHIRIYDVNRDCQAKLYLPIYKLPSDKEEMLIRFINCNFKPKRVDAVQIDEASNDSNDTTNYCPLEVDLIPETTCICAVYVRAKRETCCIGEDKAMIKSEMNEHFSLDIPKGAFEKETSLSLKVYETNTEDDMVNITENEVAKEQSVNANILTDVYQIVIDGNQPKKGITLQIPMNRDLEGDNELVIATLNEKSLSNDEDALEIIDVPPQTISGSLIVEISHFSIFVATWKLKVEAETDKLELQKEICDTLKKKKPASFFAVVKKDIGDDQGLKHVMIVECNVASKTQKRLDSWVEKGFAAQNPMETGSFMMCPSDTFYVTVEGNASLENSDGRERKIQFFPCRNSFQPYTLTLNQGIYDPDEAYCHVIISQKKGIETEEVTRLLVKMTPPPKPPSPRLLSPIMSPIPAPATSPPQTPRSVTLSSSVASSGSCDSQRQHKSKNEVRERLRVVLDRQNDPEKVFVAPDKLPDIDA; via the exons ATGAGATatagtgaaaacaaaataaaaatgacag cTCCAGTGACTATGCATCCAGCG GAAAGGGGTCGGAGGTTGATCGACAAGCTGCTGGACAGCAGTGATGAGGAGGTGCTGGAACTCCTGGATGTTAAGCCGGGAAATATCGACTTCTCCCTTGACAAT AGGGGAGATAACCCTATTCATCTTGCTGCCAGGAGGGGAAAACTAGAAATTATCAAGAAGATGGTTCAGGCTGGCGCGTCGGTGAACCAACAAAACAAG GCTGGTGGGAATACGGCAATGCACTATGCGGCGAAGTACGGATATTTAGACGTTGTACGGTATCTACAGTCGACAGGGGCTGATCTAAATCCCTACAATAGC GAAGGTGAGACCCCTCTCCACAAAGCAGTTCAAGGTCAGTCAATGGAAGTCATTGAGACGCTTGTTGAGCTAGGCATGGATAAAAACATTGCTAACAAG GTAAATGGCGACACACCTTTGCACACGGCATTGCAGGCTGGAGCACAGGAATCGATGGAAGCATTGCTGATCGTGGGAGCGAAAACAAACGTGCTTAATAGG GACGGTAAGAAAGCTGAAGAAGTTGCAAAAAACAATGCGATTAAAGACAGTCTTCAGGTTTATGCGACCTTGTTGCTGGCTATGGATTCAGG GTACGTTATGGCAAAAGGTATGAAACTTACAAAGAAAATGGTTTCGAGACCATATAGAGTTGATCGAGTGGGTGTTATTATTGATCACATCGACTTGCCGGGAAGGTTCCCCACTGGGTTTTATTGTCGAAGGGAAAGGGCTGAAAGTGCAACAGTTACTCTTCAAGACAACACAGAGGAGTCAATTTTCAGCGATGTCTTTCACATTCGTATTTATGATGTCAACAGAGACTGTCAAGCCAAGTTGTATCTGCCTATTTATAAATTGCCAAGTGACAAAGAGGAGATGCTGATAAGGTTCATAAACTGTAATTTCAAGCCAAAGAGGGTAGATGCAGTACAAATAGACGAGGCCAGTAACGACTCGAACGATACT acaaattattgccctttggaAGTCGACCTGATTCCGGAGACTACTTGTATATGTGCAGTCTACGTTCGTGCGAAAAGGGAAACGTGTTGCATTGGAGAAGACAAGGCTATGATAAAGTCTGAAATGAATGAGCATTTCTCCCTGGACATACCAAAAGGggcatttgaaaaagaaacttCATTGAGTCTGAAG GTGTACGAGACAAATACAGAGGATGATATGGTTAACATTACTGAAAATGAAGTCGCTAAAGAGCAGTCTGtcaatgcaaatatattaacGGATGTGTATCAAATAGTTATAGACG GAAATCAACCAAAGAAAGGAATCACTTTGCAAATACCCATGAACAGAGATCTTGAAGGTGATAATGAACTAGTTATTGCAACTTTAAATGAAAAGTCTCTCTCTAATGATGAGGATGCCCTTGAAATCATAGACGTGCCACCCCAGACAATCTCAGGGAGCCTGATCGTTGAAATATCTCACTTCAGCat TTTTGTTGCCACATGGAAACTGAAGGTTGAGGCAGAAACAGACAAGCTGGAACTACAGAAAGAAATCTGCGATACATTAAAGAAGAAGAAACCTGCGTCCTTCTTCGCTGTTGTCAAAAAGGATATTGGGGACGATCAAG gtttaaaacatgttatgaTAGTGGAGTGTAATGTAGCCAGTAAAACCCAGAAGAGGTTAGATTCGTGGGTCGAAAAGGGGTTCGCAGCTCAGAACCCAATGGAAACTGGCTCCTTTATGATGTGCCCCTCAGATACCTTTTACGTTACGGTTGAG GGTAATGCAAGTCTGGAGAACTCGGATGGGAGAGAGAGAAAGATACAATTTTTTCCATGTAGAAATAGCTTTCAGCCGTACACTCTAACCCTAAATCAAGGCATATATGATCCAGACGAGGCTTACTGCCATGTCATAATATCGCAGAAAAAAGGTATTGAAACGGAGGAGGTAACTCGCCTACTGGTTAAGATGACCCCTCCACCAAAACCACCATCGCCAAGACTTCTGTCACCAATCATGTCGCCAATTCCGGCACCAGCAACGTCTCCCCCACAAACGCCGCGTTCTGTTACCCTTTCATCATCCGTTGCTTCCTCCGGAAGTTGTGACTCACAGAGGCAACACAAAAGCAAGAATGAAGTAAGAGAGCGTCTTAGAGTCGTTCTAGATCGACAAAATGATCCAG aaaaagtttTCGTTGCACCGGATAAACTCCCAGATATTGACGCTTGA